The Kineothrix sp. IPX-CK genomic interval TTCCATTCTTCATTTGGATGTTCTTCTTCGGACAGTTTCGGATACATAGCCCGCACTGATTACATTGTTTCGATGTGCGGATGGATGCTCCGAAAAATTTCGCGCCCAGATGCTCCCCTTTACCGATGGAGGCAAAGAACCTATCCTGAAGCTTGGGATGCGAAATTGGAGGGCATCACCAGCATATTTTCATATATGAATCGATAGCCCTTTCTTATTAATATGCGTTTGCAAAAGGTCCGGCAGGCAGTATTGGGTGAAATCTCTCCGCCTCCGGAAACAGATATAATGGCGGCGTAAGAATTAATATAATTGTACAACACTTTTGACTTATTGCGAATATCTTCTTTTTTCTATTTCAGCAATAGAGAAAGGGAGTGAAATACAAGGAATACACCGATAAGCCCGGCAATAGCAGGAGCGAGAATATCCGCCCACTTTGTCATCTGTGTCTTGATGATCTCATAGAAGCGGTCAAATTTACTTCTCGATTTCTTGTATATAAAGTATAAAATCATTAAGGGCGCTGTGTAAATCATATTATATACCGCAAGTATGAACGTCACTTGAAGAAACGTCAGCTGATAATTGAGAAGGATCGCCAGGAACGCGAAGTAAGGCAATGCGGTGGAAAGCTCCGATATCGTTGCCCCCGTGCCCAGGGCGATTAGAGCCGCCGGAGATACTGATTTTATTTTTTTAGCCGCCTGCTCTTCGGCGTTAGCTTCGCTTTTTGCGGTGCAAAAGAATTCTTCCTTCATGGCCTTTAATTGTGAACCTAAAATCAAATAGCATACAGCAATCAAGAACGCGATGCCAAGAATCAGTTCTACGGTGAATATGACTCGTCCATACTTTTGAATGAGAGTCCCTAATAAATCGCCGATAAATGCAACCAGCCCAAAGTAGGCAAGGAATCCCCCTATGAAATTTGTGAGCCCGGTAGGAATGATGAAATACCAGATATGTTTCGGCTTTTTAACCATTCCCTGCAAAACGAATTGCTGTGTGATAGCGATCGGATTGACGCTGTCCGCCGCACTTGTAACAATAGTAGAAAGTAATAATCCCCACATATTTATGTCCTCCTTTTCTATGGGAAAGGCTGGGCAATAAAATAAGCCCAGGAGTATTAATAATATCTCCTAGGCTTTTATCCCACCGTGTACACAGTCCGTAAACTGTGCGTTTTCTCTCGGACCAGACCAATATCTCTATTGCGGAACCCTAAAAAACTTAATTTATTTATTTTTATGGCTATAAGATAACAAAAAGAAGCGAGGGTGTCAATAGGTATTTTTAATCGTGTATCAAGGAGTAATCCGTACAAATCGGATATCCCTTATCCTTATTTTCCATAAGCACTGCCTCAATTTCATAGAGT includes:
- a CDS encoding GAP family protein; translated protein: MWGLLLSTIVTSAADSVNPIAITQQFVLQGMVKKPKHIWYFIIPTGLTNFIGGFLAYFGLVAFIGDLLGTLIQKYGRVIFTVELILGIAFLIAVCYLILGSQLKAMKEEFFCTAKSEANAEEQAAKKIKSVSPAALIALGTGATISELSTALPYFAFLAILLNYQLTFLQVTFILAVYNMIYTAPLMILYFIYKKSRSKFDRFYEIIKTQMTKWADILAPAIAGLIGVFLVFHSLSLLLK